A genome region from Triticum aestivum cultivar Chinese Spring chromosome 2B, IWGSC CS RefSeq v2.1, whole genome shotgun sequence includes the following:
- the LOC123040904 gene encoding peroxidase 2 codes for MGRVAIWISCVLLLVAACQGKGAPGHRVRAGYYNRKCPAAEIIVRSVVGKAVSRNPGLGAGIIRMAFHDCFVQGCDASVLLDPTPANPRPEKLGPPNFPSLRGFEVIDAAKAVLERVCPGVVSCADVIAFAARDSAYFLSGSRIDYKMPAGRFDGSVSLESESLQFLPPPVFNLTQLVDSFKAKNMNEDDLVVLSGAHTIGVSHCSSFTDRLPPNPSDMNPGLTRLLQSKCPVSPNFTNDPTVVQDIVTPNRMDNKYYTNLLKRNVLFTSDAALLTSGKTATKVMENAFIPGSWEKKFAKAMVKMAAIELKTAANGEIRRNCRVVNK; via the exons ATGGGCAGGGTTGCGATCTGGATCTCGTGCGTGCTGCTCCTGGTGGCGGCATGCCAGGGCAAGGGGGCGCCGGGGCACAGGGTGAGGGCCGGGTACTACAACCGGAAGTGCCCCGCGGCGGAGATCATCGTCAGGTCCGTCGTCGGCAAGGCCGTCTCCCGGAACCCCGGCCTCGGCGCCGGCATCATCCGCATGGccttccacgactgcttcgtccaG GGCTGTGACGCGTCGGTGCTGCTGGACCCGACGCCGGCGAACCCGCGGCCGGAGAAGCTCGGCCCGCCCAACTTTCCCAGCCTGCGCGGCTTCGAGGTCATCGACGCGGCCAAGGCGGTCCTCGAGAGGGTCTGCCCTGGagtcgtctcctgcgccgacgtcaTCGCCTTCGCCGCACGCGACTCCGCCTACTTCCTCAGCGGCAGCAGGATCGACTACAAGATGCCGGCGGGGCGGTTCGACGGGAGCGTGTCGCTCGAGAGCGAGTCGCTCCAGTTCCTCCCCCCGCCCGTCTTCAACCTCACTCAGCTCGTCGACAGCTTCAAGGCCAAGAACATGAACGAGGACGACCTCGTGGTGCTCTCCGGCGCGCACACCATCGGCGTCTCGCACTGCTCCTCCTTCACCGACCGCCTGCCCCCGAACCCCTCCGACATGAACCCCGGCCTCACCAGGCTGCTGCAGAGCAAGTGCCCCGTCAGCCCCAACTTCACCAACGACCCCACGGTGGTGCAGGACATCGTCACCCCCAACCGGATGGACAACAAGTACTACACCAACCTGCTCAAGCGCAACGTGCTCTTCACCTCCGACGCGGCGTTGCTCACGTCGGGGAAGACGGCAACGAAGGTTATGGAGAACGCGTTCATCCCCGGGAGCTGGGAGAAGAAGTTTGCCAAGGCGATGGTCAAGATGGCTGCCATCGAGCTCAAGACCGCTGCCAACGGGGAGATcaggaggaactgcagggtcgtcAACAAGTAG